The sequence ATGAGCCCACATCCTACCAATGTTGGGCACACATTGTACCAATTTGTCCATGTTCGCTGGGAAAAGATGGGCTTATTTCAGGCAAAGTGAGGGCTGCCCTCACCAGATATGGGCTGCCCACACTGAGCCAATGCCTTGCGTGCCAATGTGGAGACAATGAGCAAAGGCGCATTGGCCCAATGTGGGCAGGCTACGTGGTGACATTATTGTAGCCCACATTGGGCCCACATTGTGCCAGTGTGAACATGTTTGTTGCGGAGTTTCAAACAAGAGACTACTATGGTTGCTTTGTTTGACAGTTATTTGATTTCTTTGTGGCAGACACCAGGCCTGTCTCCAGACCCGGACCTTACCGTCGGTATGACCGCCTTCCTCCCATTCAGGCCCAATTCTCCATCGAGAGCGACTCAGATATGACTGAGTCCACTGGACTTATTCAGGAGTATGACGTTTTTGACCCCTCTAAGCCCCGACCTCACATAATTTCTGTCATTGTTTAGCTCTGGCAACAACACAAAATACGAATGATGAACCTTTTGGTTCCCTGTACTGTGTAAGCATAATACGTTTTTAACATGTATTTTTGTTTAGGGGGACCAGGAAGCGGAAAGGGCACCCAAACTGCCAAAATGGCAAGCCATTATTgttttgagtgtgtgtctgtgggggagATTATGCGGAACCAGCTCCTGCACCATGCCTCTAGTGACAGAAAGTGGGAGCTCATCGCTAAGATCAGCGCCA comes from Salmo salar chromosome ssa20, Ssal_v3.1, whole genome shotgun sequence and encodes:
- the ak5l gene encoding LOW QUALITY PROTEIN: adenylate kinase 5, like (The sequence of the model RefSeq protein was modified relative to this genomic sequence to represent the inferred CDS: inserted 2 bases in 2 codons; substituted 2 bases at 2 genomic stop codons), translated to MSKGALAQYTRPVSRPGPYRRYDRLPPIQAQFSIESDSDMTESTGLIQEYDVFDPSKPRPHMYFCLGGPGSGKGTQTAKMASHYCFECVSVGEIMRNQLLHHASSDRKWELIAKISANGELALXETTIEELXQQFIKKQGAQGFYCGWIGPEMSFEEQIGTPDLVXLLACSNQQLRQCLEKRAXENSHAIEKCLEMLKHNITPLTNYYKERALIVRALLAAEHPVHVSSRLP